The genomic region ATAGTCTTAGAGAGAGTGATTCAAAAAATACAAAGTTGATTTATTATTTGCAGTTTAGATTCTCTTGATGTCTTTTGTGTATGGACCTGAATGCCTTGTCACTGGGTTAGTTTAATTAAAGAGGTTCCTGGGTGAAAGTCCCGGGGTAGCATTGTTGAGCAACAGTATATCACCTACACTGCCCTAACTACTCATTGTGCATATTGCCACATGTGTGTTccatccgggtgctccggcttgctcctgcatccaaagacatgcatattaggtggattggaaactttaaattgtccgtaggtgtgtgtgcgggtgtgaatatatttgtttgtctatatctgGCACTGCGGCAGACtttcatcctgtccagggtgtaccctgcctcacgccctcatgctgctggaataggctccagtagagtctcttaattgagagagttgcgtcaactgagaacatggcgccattttgggtccaactgtGCTAAACCACTAAAtgacctttttatgttttcaacatttttaagggtgattctttaactctgtgctctgatgtcactgtttatctccataggaactacccaaacaatctttcatacaaactgtttagggacattacagtgttgtggtggaaattacggcaatagtgtgggacaactacattttgtttaaaaaaatcacaacagttgtatgacatttattattttactgatattttattcagagatattttaaaacattagaaaaaacgtttctttaccattcatttttatcattgaagatcaaaagtctgggtgtgggacaagcacaaaacggcaatatttgcatataatgatgctgaaaaaaggtgaaaaagccatcatagactactagaacaaatttcttaacacactttcattgtaaagataactataaaagtgtgaaatttccccttttttctgtttttcatacaatatgatcaaaggacataataagtgcccgtagtctaagaatcacccttaaatcatttaaccacatacagcaacacatctagGTATAGGTACTatcaaaacaaatataaaaataatcaAGCTATCAAAttaacataaatttacaatttatgatgatttatttaatgaatttaaagcctgatgCTGGAGctatgtaactctgtgtcatgcaatgacatgcgtgacagttttaaagttctttgTCGCTGAATtttgctttattatggattaatttgaccctcaactttctttctacaatcatcacgtccaattcaaaggtaagctgtacaatttcgtCTTTTTCCGACTTCGTGTTGtaaatttgcggacttttctgccaaacatatgcgATCCCAAAATataatcagcgtgtgcactgcaaaaactattataatatgatggcagatgaatgaGTGAAAGCAGGAAAGTGTCAAATTACAgcgttttgtgtctgatttaacaggtacacgtcaggctgcaggtccgagtttgagcactgtgtgaaaaaaaataaaaggtctggCTTTAAATCAtggaagggtgattctttaactacgggcactattggccttgtaaatgtaatttccaccacaccattgccttacaatataaagcgccttggggcaactgtttgttgtgatttggcactatatacatgtgctctgacgttactgtttatctccatagaaactacccacacaacctttcatacaaactttttaaagggacattattgttgtggtggaaattacggcaatagtgtgggacaactacatttcgtttaaaaaaaaatcacagcagttgtatgacattgaataccccagttatgttttgattattttactgatattttattcagagatattttaaaacattagaaaaaacatttgtttactattcatttttatcattgaagatcataagtctgggtgtgggacaagcacaaaacggcaatatttgcatataatgatgctgaaaaaaggtgaaaagtcatcatagactactaggacaaatttcttaaaacactttcattgtaaagataactataaacagtgtgaaatttccccttttttctttttttcataaaatatgatcaagggacataaaagtgccagtagtctaagaatcacccggaaATGACTCcgatcccactttcctcaaattggcgagtgttaacgctgaactttaatttgtacctcttttactttgcacgtccagactgctcagattgttaatggaaatacattgcaatcggattggacattttatccaatgtgagtgaaaatccgttatatacggtgttattacatggaaaacatcacaaaaaactttggaacttttttgtccggtgactgtgaatatccggtttatacaatgacggtttaggcaagttttgctgtacatgggactgaacaataaatttaccttgcaagctttgatgatgaagtattTATTTCCCAAATAATTTTTCTTCTGTCCTgagctgaagggaatctgtacatcttgaagcccttgttatgtctgtgcatccaaatgcacagcaacctggcattttcagcgaataaataaataagatagcTGGAATtatatgcagatagattaacagcaaatgctactTTGGCCCCAATATGGCACCTGGAGtcatgtgacctttttttttttttttttttttttgcatcatctCGCTACTTTCTCAATTAAGGGACTCTAGGCTTTTATCCATTCTCCGattatctaaagaaaactgtcagTAAATGTGACAATAAtgaatttgtccaattacttatggattCTGAACCTGGAGTCACTGTTCATaacaatggctgtaattcctaaatggttatggGATATTTTCATAAAACCCCTTGGAGAAAAGTTCAAAGTATACACTAAAAGAgcatcttgactgtttcatttcaactccattgtgatggGTATACAGACATGAATTACAAAACCATCATTTACAAAATCACAATATTGCCTGTCAAGATCACTGCCTGCATGCCGGAAATTGCACATTGAGTTCCCATTTAGTATTGTTGTTTTGTAATACCTATATTTGTTTTATACAGATGTGCAGCCACTGTTGGTAAAACAAACAGAGGTTTCCCCTGAGCAAGAAGCATGGATGCCTAATCTGGAACAAGAAGATCCAGAACTCAATCACATTaaaaaggaagaggaggaggtgtGGACCTGTGATGAACGAGAGCACCTTCAAGTGCTGGAGGTTAATTCCTCCAAGTACACAAATGATGATGTGAAACCTGAGTTCTCACATTGTCATCAGCCCCAAAGTGAAGAGAACAAGGAGGCTGAGCCTTTTGCCAGCAGCTCAGCTGAGCAGATGAAAACTGCTGAACCTGAAAGTGATGTCACGGATGTTGATTGCAAGGAGACCAAGGAACCTAAATCAGGTTTAAACTCTCTGAAAGATGACATACTCCCCTGTTTGTAATAACAGGTGTCATGCTGGTGTGAAGCCCTTTAACCCTGAGTCTGATCAAATGTTTGTTCACAAGAGTAATCTGCTGACACAGCATGGAATACATGCAGGAGAGAAACTGTtcactgttctgagtgtggtgaaGCATTTAACCAAAACACAATCTGAAAACCCATATGACATTTCATCAGGAAAGAAAGTATTTAAATGTTCTGTGTGTGAGAAAACAtttaatcaaagcagcagtctgaaaaAACATATGCTAgttcatacaggagaaagacGTTTTTAGCTGTTCAGAGTGTGGAAAAAATTTAACCAAAATAGCAATCTGAAAAGCATGTGCTAATTCATGCAGGAAAGAAAATATTTAagtgttctgagtgtggaaaagCATTTTCCCAGAAGGGTAATTTGAAGAGACATATGCCCATCCACATGGAAATGACACCATTCATGTGCTTTGAGTGTGGAAAACATTCAACCAAGACAGCAGTCTGAAAGGCCACAtgctaattcatacaggagaaagacCTTTTGCTGTACTGAGTGTGAAAAACATTTACTAGAACAGCAATCTAAAAACCCATAtgctaattcatacaggagaaagacgttttagctgttctgagtgtggaaaaacaTTCAACCAAAGCAGCAATCTGAAAAAGCATATGCTAATTCATACCGGAAAGAAAATATTTAagtgttctgagtgtggaaaagCATTTGCCCTAAAGGGCAATTTGAAAATGCATATGACCATGCATCGGGGAATGACACCATTTATGTGTTTTGAGTGTGGAAAAACATTTCACCAAAACAGCCACCTGAAAATCCATAtgctaattcatacaggagaaagacattttagctgttctgagtgtggaaaatCATTTGTCCAGGGCGGTGATTTAAAGAGGCATATGACGATCCATATGGGAATGGCACCATTATGTGTTTCGAGTGTGGAAAAACATTTACCAAAACTGCAATCTGAAAAACCACATGCTAATtcatgcaggaaaaaaaacatgtaaGTGTGTCAAAGGATCTGGAAAGCAAACAATGGTGATATTCCATCCAGGCCTCAGTGTAGCAGTGCTGGACTTTAAAAAGCAGGAATTACCAGGAATCTAATGGGGGGAAAAATTCTAATATTAAGAAAAATTGAAATAAAGTTAAATCAttatatgattaaaaaaataagataATTGTGTGTGGTAGTAAAACGTGGATGACAAATAGTTGCATgattaaaaatccataaattaatcaaATTGAGGAGTAATAGCatctttatttctatatgtattatttggattaaatttttttttaaatcttaaatGAATTCAAGTCGTATATTAAGTCGAAGTCACACTTTGATGGATTGAGGAAATATATGAGTAATGGATACAAAATCTGTTTGGATCTGTTTTTGTCGTGCACAAATCCTTTTCTAATTCATTAAATGCATCCCTTTTCAGATGATGTCTGGCGAGTTCACCGGAAAGTTTTGTgcgtgctcaaaactttgagtggacttCAGATGGAGAACTTCCCCAGTGGTTGTACATGTGTTTATCATTTTGTCTTGTACTTGTCTTACCTTGCCAGAAGATGTTTGGTGGGTGTTAGTTTTATCTGTGTGTTAGCTATTTGTCTTCTGTTCATGTCCAGAAGTGCTATGCACCTGCATTCTGCTGTTGTCCACTCCTTCCAACAGAGCCCTAAAGCCACCACAGACCACTGGATTAGGTGATTTTTGCCACCGGACAAATTATTTCAGCTCCATGTCCCAATGAATCATTCTGACAGTTCTGATCTTGGAAAACAAAACA from Thalassophryne amazonica chromosome 15, fThaAma1.1, whole genome shotgun sequence harbors:
- the LOC117525969 gene encoding uncharacterized protein LOC117525969 isoform X1 — protein: MLTGPFVCRNSLCLCLKMSKVQILRALLKQRLPAGDEEIFELFERTTAEYEEELCGLKEENERQRKLLEAAFNSDDETDVQPLLVKQTEVSPEQEAWMPNLEQEDPELNHIKKEEEEVWTCDEREHLQVLEVNSSKYTNDDVKPEFSHCHQPQSEENKEAEPFASSSAEQMKTAEPESDVTDVDCKETKEPKSDDVWRVHRKVLCVLKTLSGLQMENFPSGCTCVYHFVLYLSYLARRCLVGVSFICVLAICLLFMSRSAMHLHSAVVHSFQQSPKATTDHWIR
- the LOC117525969 gene encoding uncharacterized protein LOC117525969 isoform X2 — protein: MLTGPFVCRNSLCLCLKMSKVQILRALLKQRLPAGDEEIFELFERTTAEYEEELCGLKEENERQRKLLEAAFNSDDETDVQPLLVKQTEVSPEQEAWMPNLEQEDPELNHIKKEEEEVWTCDEREHLQVLEVNSSKYTNDDVKPEFSHCHQPQSEENKEAEPFASSSAEQMKTAEPESDVTDVDCKETKEPKSGLNSLKDDILPCL